A single genomic interval of Antechinus flavipes isolate AdamAnt ecotype Samford, QLD, Australia chromosome 1, AdamAnt_v2, whole genome shotgun sequence harbors:
- the LOC127558532 gene encoding olfactory receptor 13D1-like has translation MEKGNITPVTEFFLIGLSHYPGLQLALYVLCLVMYLVILLGNSILIIISILDSRLHTPMYFFLGNLSFLDICYTSSSIPHMLINFMSERKSISFIGCTLQMVISIGLGCTECILLAVMAYDRYVAICNPLRYTIIMNKGLCVQMAALTWILGFLYSLTQTMLTMRMPFCGNIIDQLICEILALLKLICADISLSESILMVGSIVFLVMPLVLILFSYIFILSTILRINSSEGRKKAFSTCSAHLTVVILFYGTAVFVYMKPKSKDTKTSDELLGLSYAIITPMLNPIIYSLRNKEVKGAFEKVLIRNLYLKRI, from the coding sequence ATGGAAAAGGGAAACATCACACCAGTGACTGAATTTTTTTTGATTGGGCTTTCTCATTATCCAGGCCTCCAGCTAGCCCTTTATGTTCTCTGCCTGGTGATGTACCTGGTGATCCTATTGGGAAATAGTATCCTCATTATCATCAGCATCCTGGATTCCCGCCTTCACActcctatgtatttttttcttgggaACCTCTCTTTTCTGGACATCTGCTACACATCTTCCTCTATTCCTCATATGCTAATAAATTTTATGTCTGAGAGAAAATCCATTTCTTTCATTGGATGTACATTACAGATGGTTATTTCTATTGGACTGGGGTGCACAGAATGCATTCTCCTGGCAGTGATGGCCTATGACAGGTATGTAGCCATCTGCAATCCCCTAAGGTACACCATCATCATGAACAAGGGACTCTGTGTGCAAATGGCTGCTTTGACCTGGATTTTGGGGTTTCTGTACTCTTTGACACAAACTATGCTTACTATGAGGATGCCTTTCTGTGGGAACATAATTGATCAACTTATTTGTGAAATCCTGGCCCTCCTTAAGCTTATCTGTGCAGACATCTCCCTCAGTGAATCTATCCTTATGGTGGGAAGTATTGTTTTCCTAGTCATGCCTCTGGTACTTATTTTATTCTCCTATATCTTCATCCTCTCCACCATCCTGAGGATCAACTCtagtgaagggaggaagaaagcctTTTCCACCTGCTCAGCCCACCTGactgtggtgatcttgttctaTGGCACAGCCGTTTTTGTGTATATGAAGCCCAAGTCCAAGGACACAAAGACATCAGATGAGCTTCTTGGTCTGTCGTATGCAATCATCACCCCAATGCTGAATCCCATTATCTACAGTCTAAGGAACAAAGAAGTGAAAGGGGCTTTTGAAAAAGTCCTCATCAGAAACTTGTActtaaaaagaatatga
- the LOC127558646 gene encoding olfactory receptor 13D1-like, whose product MDKGIYTIVTEFFLVGLSHYPGLQICLYVLCLLMYLVILLGNSILIIISIMDPHLHTPMYFFLWNLSFLDICYTSSFIPKILINFTSERKAISFIGCTLQMVISLGLGCTECILLAVMAYDRYVAICNPLRYTIIMSKGLCAQMAAWTWIAGFLISLVQTVLAMIKPFCGNIIDHITCEILALLKLICVDISLNVFIMTIASIVILISPLLLIFISYVFILVTILRINSSEGRKKAFSTCSAHLTVVILFYGSALFMYMKPKSKDTKTSDEIIVLSYGVVTPMLNPIIYSLRNKEVKGAVKKVLFRNFFLQKI is encoded by the coding sequence ATGGACAAGGGGATTTATACTATTGTAACTGAGTTTTTTCTGGTGGGGCTTTCTCATTACCCAGGCCTCCAAATATGCCTTTATGTGCTTTGTTTATTGATGTACTTGGTGATCCTATTGGGAAATAGCATCCTCATTATTATCAGCATCATGGATCCCCATCTTCACACCCCAATGTACTTTTTCCTTTGGAATCTCTCCTTCTTGGATATCTGTTAcacttcttccttcattcctaaGATTCTAATTAATTTTACATCTGAAAGAAAAGCCATTTCTTTCATTGGATGTACATTACAGATGGTTATTTCTCTTGGATTGGGGTGCACAGAATGCATTCTCCTGGCAGTGATGGCCTATGACAGATATGTAGCCATCTGCAATCCTCTAAGATATACCATCATCATGAGCAAGGGACTTTGTGCACAAATGGCAGCTTGGACCTGGATAGCAGGATTTCTCATTTCCCTGGTACAAACTGTGCTTGCCATGATAAAACCTTTTTGTGGGAATATCATTGATCATATTACCTGTGAGATCCTGGCCCTTCTCAAACTAATTTGTGTAGACATATCCCTCAATGTGTTTATCATGACAATTGCAAGTATTGTTATCTTAATCAGTCCTCTGCtgctcattttcatttcttatgtttTCATCCTTGTCACTATCCTGAGAATTAACTCtagtgaagggagaaaaaaggccTTTTCCACTTGTTCAGCCCACCTAactgtggtgatcttgttctaTGGCTCTGCCCTTTTCATGTACATGAAACCCAAGTCCAAAGACACAAAGACTTCTGATGAGATCATTGTGCTTTCCTATGGGGTAGTGACCCCAATGCTGAACCCTATCATCTACAGCCTGAGGAACAAAGAGGTGAAAGGGGCTGTGAAGAAAGTTCTATTCAGAAATTTCTTCTTACAGAAAATATGA